A window from Suncus etruscus isolate mSunEtr1 chromosome 18, mSunEtr1.pri.cur, whole genome shotgun sequence encodes these proteins:
- the LOC125995939 gene encoding olfactory receptor 14J1-like, whose amino-acid sequence MSGFVLMGFSANPEVEILYTSLFLVFYLLSLTGNILIITTTFMDDNFNSPMYFFLKHLSFLDLCYISVTVPRSIYNTFMQSGNISLWECIVQCFAFIFCGAVELAMLTLMSYDRYVAICLPLHYDIIMNVRTCVHGVVSAWASGVIPGVMHTAATFSINFCQPRIIQQFFCDIPQILKLSCSNDDLAEVCVTVFMAFLSFLCFIFIVFSYVHIFASVLKMPSVEGRAKAFSTCLPHLAVVILFMSTSFFEYFKPHSYSPTAFDMFLSMIYTVVPPTFNPIIYSLRNKAIKSAVKKVFQRRKEVFTSLCSLLGDKFNI is encoded by the coding sequence ATGAGTGGGTTTGTTCTCATGGGGTTTTCTGCCAACCCTGAAGTAGAAATCTTATATACATCTTTGTTCTTAGTCTTCTACTTGTTGTCTTTAACTGGCAACATCCTCATCATCACTACTACTTTCATGGATGACAACTTCAActcccccatgtacttcttcctgaaACATCTCTCTTTTCTGGATCTTTGCTATATTTCTGTGACTGTACCGAGATCCATTTACAACACTTTCATGCAGAGTGGCAATATTTCCCTCTGGGAATGCATAGTGCAgtgctttgcttttattttctgtggTGCTGTTGAACTGGCCATGCTCACATTGATGTcctatgaccgctatgtggccatctgcCTTCCACTGCACTATGACATCATCATGAATGTTAGAACATGTGTCCATGGAGTTGTCAGTGCCTGGGCCAGTGGAGTCATCCCTGGAGTCATGCACACAGCTGCTACTTTCTCCATCAACTTCTGTCAGCCCAGAATTATTCAGCAATTCTTCTGTGACATCCCCCAGATCTTGAAACTCTCCTGTTCTAATGACGACCTTGCTGAGGTTTGTGTCACTGTCTTCATGGCTTTCctgtcatttctttgttttatttttatagtgttcTCCTATGTGCACATATTTGCCTCAGTGCTGAAGATGCCATCAGTGGAAGGCAGAGCCAAGGCCTTTTCCACCTGCCTCCCCCACCTTGCTGTTGTCATATTGTTTATGTCTACAAGTTTCTTTGAGTATTTTAAGCCTCATTCTTACTCTCCAACTGCTTTTGACATGTTTCTTAGTATGATATATACAGTTGTTCCCCCAACATTCAATCCAATAATCTACAGCCTGAGAAATAAAGCCATAAAGTCAGCTGTAAAGAaggtttttcaaagaagaaaagaagtatttACTTCTCTTTGCTCTCTATTAGGAGACAAGTTCAACATATAA